A window of Aricia agestis chromosome 10, ilAriAges1.1, whole genome shotgun sequence genomic DNA:
GCTCTATTATTGGTTCTTCATCGACTTGCTCTTCAATAGTTTCTTCAGTGGATTGTCGTCTGATCGCACTCGATTTCCGTGATCCTGGCTGACTAACTTCCTCGTTgttctttattttactcatcAAATCTGCTTTCATGGCTTCCATTCTCTTCTGCATATCTTCGGGAGAAGAATTTCTTAGGCGCATTTCGTCGTCAACGATACTCAGATCAGCCATCCCATCCTGAATGGTTTTAGCTAGTTCTATGATATCTTCGGAATCTTTGACTGGTTTTCGAGCTGGTTTCGGAGTAGCTCTAGAGCTGCTAGAAGTTCTGCTAGTGACGTATCGAGATCTCGGTTCAGTTGACGAGCTAGTATCATCATTTGATAAGGCACTGCTAAGACTACGCGAGTTTTCGCACAGTTTTGCCAGCACATTTTGGTCAACCTGTGAaggttaaaaaaatagaaaaattaacTAAACGAAAATGTtgtcaaagcaacaaaatatgAACGCAAAATAAAGCTGGCttcacttaaaatttttatttattaaagctttttttAACTCTCGTATAAACTGTATTAATACAACTTCTAAATGTTAGTAATTACATACACTGTTCTTTTCATCAGACGCTCGCATCGAAGCATTCTCTTTGGGACCCTTACTGACTGGCCTAGGTATGCTCATCAGTGACGCTACTTTGGTTGGCGATTTGGACCCTCTACTTGCAGCTGTGCTTAGCATTCTCTCTTTCATCTGTAAGAAAAAtggttcttttaaaataaataatatctctTAAGACATAAGGATTAACcgaaaacttttttaatattatgttttgtattaTGTTAATCAGTTACTGTTTgtaatttaatacttattttaattttcagttgaatttaacaaaattacaaCTACACAATTCAGCTCTTACTGTTACAAAATctaaattacttattactttgCCTCGGCTTAGTAAAATCACTTACTTCGATGATAGACGAAAGTTTATCAGCATTGTTGATAGCAATATCCAAATCATGTCTTGTGTCTTTGTGTTTATTGATTTCAGCTTGTAGTTGATGTCTGAAGTTCTTAGCTTCGAGCGCTATACGACGTTGTAGGAGATTGATAGTTTCACTCTGTTGTTGCACTTTAGCCGTCAGCTCTGCTACTTGAACTTGAAGCTTCTCGCGTTCGTAGAGGTTTCTGCAAATGAAAGTATTTTCTATATAAGAAATATTAAGATCAATAACGATTCACAGATATTGAAACTCATGAAGGTTTTTGTGAGGTTCTCTAGTTTAAAATTTACCACGGGCCTTTTGTAAGAGGAAATGTAGCTTTAACTGCAATATTTCTCACACTTGCACGTTTTACGTATTATAGTTTTCTTATTTTCTCTCAACTGTACTCAATTAAATGAACAGCTTGTCTCTATCTACTGCAACCACAGGTCTTCCTTTTAACTTTTGCGTCACTTCTATGTtattcttcaattttttttctctccgctagattattaaagtaagtacttacttatccTTACTCAACTCCTGTAAGTGCTGGTGCTCGTCTCTCAACTGCTGCAGCTGTAGATCTCTCTCCTTCAACTTCTGCGCCACCTCTTTATACTGCGCTTTCAACTGCTTGTATCTCGTCTGCTGCACTCTTATCTCCTCGTTGTGAGAGTTCAATATTTGGGGTAGTTCCGCGTTTGAGTTCTCGTATCTGAAGGTTTAATATCCCTGTTTATTCTCTGTTCAAGTATTTTTGATTAAGACTACAGTAATTGTACTTTAACAACGCCTACAAAGGTGCACGTTTTCTGCGCGTTTTTTGCtgtagcgtatgggaaaacgcGCATGTCCAAACGCGCCTACGGCCTAGGGACTACTGGCCTCAATCTCTGTCATTCTCTTTCACGAAGAACCAAATAGGTGACATgatatttattcaataaatacaaacaaaactgaCAGAAGTCACACAAGTCAGTGAATAAAGCATTAAATAACCGACTTTACCTTTGTAAAGCCATCTCCTGCTTCTTCTGCATCGCCCGAAGCACACGGTTTTCATTGCTGAGCTCCTGCAAATGTAAGaacagataatattaaaaatctgaAAACATTATACAATGGAAATAAAGCTGAACGCACATTAATAGTTagcaccgtacgcgtcgaacgcaccgcatagtacacaaAATGCGGCGTAGGTACGGTGCAGACGAATGTGCGTGGTTTCACAATATCATTTCATACGACTTGTAAAATGCAGCAAGTTAaatcggcgcgtgcgtgctgatagatgtgcgatcacctttatgCTACTTT
This region includes:
- the LOC121731357 gene encoding lebercilin, with the translated sequence MSVLSLVPEEKRKDQRSSLESVYSGGSRLSLLTKRKRDMSRDRHVSQRVLSAKTHRVKALQNQLADAHYHLQELSNENRVLRAMQKKQEMALQRYENSNAELPQILNSHNEEIRVQQTRYKQLKAQYKEVAQKLKERDLQLQQLRDEHQHLQELSKDKNLYEREKLQVQVAELTAKVQQQSETINLLQRRIALEAKNFRHQLQAEINKHKDTRHDLDIAINNADKLSSIIEMKERMLSTAASRGSKSPTKVASLMSIPRPVSKGPKENASMRASDEKNSVDQNVLAKLCENSRSLSSALSNDDTSSSTEPRSRYVTSRTSSSSRATPKPARKPVKDSEDIIELAKTIQDGMADLSIVDDEMRLRNSSPEDMQKRMEAMKADLMSKIKNNEEVSQPGSRKSSAIRRQSTEETIEEQVDEEPIIERPKSRVRRNSALSFDGFTDVTVFGNGFCTSEEKSVMKRENSMIERKASSKPIDKYCKDIMHDIEKSAKVIDVHMKQFSHTQQVSEKLVEQLQAVDKFNDLVNGKGDMSEEALQELNNNFNVLSQTVEAPIPRKRSISGRRNSRVESRTSILGDANMSNQDLLNDLLGHK